Genomic window (bacterium):
GAGCAAGGGCGAGACGCTGCTGGATACGGCGCGCAACCTCCAGGCCATGAACCCGGACATCATCGTCCTGCGCCACTCCTGCCCGGGGACGCCGGCGATGCTGGCGGCGCGCCTGCCGGCCGCAGTCGTCAACGCGGGCGACGGGGCGCACGAGCACCCGACGCAGGCGCTGCTGGACCTCTTCACCATCCGGGAACGCCTCGGGCGCATCGCGGGGCTCACCGTGGGTATCTTCGGCGACATCGCCCACTCGCGGGTGGCGCGCTCGGACGTGCTCGCGCTGCGCGCTCTCGGCGCCCGCGTGCTCGTGGGGGGGCCGCCGGGCATGATCCCGCCGGGGATCGTTGAGCTGGGGGCGGAGGTTGCGCCGCGCCTCGAGGCGATGCTCCCCGCCGTGGACGTGCTGATCATGCTGCGCATCCAGCTGGAGCGCCAGGGCGGGGCGCTCTTCCCGTCGGCGCGCGAGTACGCGACGCACTTCGGGCTCAGCGCGGACCGGTTGCGGCTGGGGCGGCCCGGGCTGCTGGTGATGCACCCGGGGCCGGTCAACCGCGGCGTCGAGGTCGCGCCCGAGGTGGCGGACGGGCCGCAGTCGCTCATCCTCGATCAGGTGACCAGCGGGGTCGCGGTGCGCATGGCGGTGCTCTATCTGCTCTCGGGGGTGCACCGCGCCCCGGCCGCGGAGGAAGGGAGGGGCGGGGCGTGAGCATCGGCGCGAGGATCCTCATCCGGGGCGGGCGGGTGATCGACCCGGCCAGCGGGATCGACCGCGTCGCGGACCTGCTGCTCGAGGGCGGCCAGGTGGGAGCGCTCGGCGAGGCGGCCGGGGAGGGCGCCGCCGTGGCGCAGGTGATCGAGGCGCGCGGCCTCTGGGTGCTCCCGGGGCTCATCGATCTGCACTGTCACCTGCGGGAGCCGGGGCACGAGTACAAGGAGACGGTGCTCACGGGCACGCGCGCCGCGGTCGCCGGGGGCTTCACGGCGGTCGCCTGCATGCCGAACACCGTGCCTCCCAACGACTCGGCGCCGGTGACGCGCGCGATCCTGCGCAAGGCTGCGGAGGCCGGGCTTGCGCGCGTCTACCCGATCGGCTGCATCACGGCCGGGCAGCGCGGGGAGCGCATGGCGGAGTACGCGGACCTCGTGGCCGCCGGGTGCCGCGCCTTCTCGGACGACGGCCGGCCCGTGATGGACGCCGGCGTGATGCGCCGCGCCCTGGAGTACAGCCGCCACTTCGACGTCGCGCTGATCTCCCACTGCGAGGACCTGCGCCTGGCCGGGGATGGCGTCGCGCACGAGGGGGCGGTCGCCACGCGCCTCGGCCTCAAGCCGATCCCGGCCGCCGCCGAGGAGGCGATGGTCGCGCGCGAGGTCGTGCTGGCGCGCCAGACCGGCGCGCGCGTGCACATCGCGCACGTCTCCACCGCGGGCTCGGTGGCGCTCGTGGCCGCGGCGAAGGCCGAGGGGCTCGCGGTCACCGCGGAGGCGACGCCGCACCACTTCACGCTCACCGACGATGCGCTCGAGGGCTACGACACGGCGGTGAAGGTGAACCCGCCGCTGCGCCCGGCCGCGGACCGGGCCGCGGTGCGGCGCGGCATCGCCGAGGGGGTCATCGACGCGATCGCCACCGACCACGCGCCGCACGGGACGGTCGACAAGGAGCTGGAGTTCGACGCCGCGGCCAACGGCATGATCGGCCTGGAGACGGCGCTGCCGCTGGCGCTGCGCCTGGTCGCGGACGGCGAGGTCTCGC
Coding sequences:
- a CDS encoding aspartate carbamoyltransferase catalytic subunit, whose amino-acid sequence is MAWARKDLLGIAGLDPAEIVEVLDTAATMKDISSREIKKVPVLRGKTVVNLFFEASTRTRVSFEIAEKRLSADAVNVSASGSSVSKGETLLDTARNLQAMNPDIIVLRHSCPGTPAMLAARLPAAVVNAGDGAHEHPTQALLDLFTIRERLGRIAGLTVGIFGDIAHSRVARSDVLALRALGARVLVGGPPGMIPPGIVELGAEVAPRLEAMLPAVDVLIMLRIQLERQGGALFPSAREYATHFGLSADRLRLGRPGLLVMHPGPVNRGVEVAPEVADGPQSLILDQVTSGVAVRMAVLYLLSGVHRAPAAEEGRGGA
- a CDS encoding dihydroorotase, producing MGARILIRGGRVIDPASGIDRVADLLLEGGQVGALGEAAGEGAAVAQVIEARGLWVLPGLIDLHCHLREPGHEYKETVLTGTRAAVAGGFTAVACMPNTVPPNDSAPVTRAILRKAAEAGLARVYPIGCITAGQRGERMAEYADLVAAGCRAFSDDGRPVMDAGVMRRALEYSRHFDVALISHCEDLRLAGDGVAHEGAVATRLGLKPIPAAAEEAMVAREVVLARQTGARVHIAHVSTAGSVALVAAAKAEGLAVTAEATPHHFTLTDDALEGYDTAVKVNPPLRPAADRAAVRRGIAEGVIDAIATDHAPHGTVDKELEFDAAANGMIGLETALPLALRLVADGEVSLSRVVEALTWRPARILGVPGGRLAPGDLADVTLVDPEEEWTVEPERLFSRSRNTPFAGWRLRGRVRATIVGGRVVFRDGAVVAVGP